From one Nonomuraea polychroma genomic stretch:
- a CDS encoding carotenoid oxygenase family protein: MTTTPFRGGFAPVTEEITAFDLEVTGRIPAELNGRYLRNGPNPLSLDDPSASHLFIGEGMVHGVRLRDGRAEWYRNRWVRNAAVAQRLGEQPRPGPTHSGMDFAANTHVIGLAGRTFATVEAGALPYELSYELDTIGACDFDGGLPGGYAAHTHADPVTGELHAMAYFFGWDHHQHIVIDATGKVTQVRDIPIADAPMLHDFALTERYVVIYDLPVTFSMAHAEKGIALPYAWNEAHGARVGLMSRATGEVRWAEVEPCWVFHTLNAYDDGDEVVVDLVRYPKRFVDARLDLGGTPTLDRWRIDPRAGKVVQTRLDDRAQEFPRMDERRTGQAYRYGYTAATRDLIDVIYPADTELEDLPDEAFDNTLIKHDLERGTQEQRQFGRGAYVGEPVFVASGQAEDDGYLLFYVNNPARGAADLVILSVQDFTGEPVATVHLPARVPLGFHGSWIAD, translated from the coding sequence ATGACGACCACACCCTTCAGGGGCGGCTTCGCCCCCGTGACCGAGGAGATCACGGCCTTCGACCTGGAGGTCACCGGGCGCATCCCGGCCGAGCTCAACGGCCGCTACCTGCGTAACGGTCCCAACCCGCTCAGCCTCGACGACCCGAGCGCGAGCCACCTGTTCATCGGCGAGGGCATGGTGCACGGCGTGCGGCTGCGCGACGGCCGCGCCGAGTGGTACCGCAACCGATGGGTCCGCAACGCCGCCGTCGCCCAGCGCCTCGGCGAGCAGCCCCGGCCGGGCCCCACGCACAGTGGCATGGATTTCGCGGCCAACACGCACGTCATCGGGCTGGCCGGGCGCACGTTCGCGACCGTGGAGGCGGGGGCGCTGCCGTACGAGCTGAGCTACGAGCTCGACACCATCGGCGCGTGCGACTTCGACGGCGGCCTGCCCGGCGGGTACGCCGCCCACACCCACGCCGACCCGGTCACCGGCGAGCTGCACGCCATGGCCTACTTCTTCGGCTGGGACCACCACCAGCACATCGTGATCGACGCCACGGGCAAGGTGACGCAGGTCAGGGACATCCCGATCGCCGACGCGCCGATGCTGCACGACTTCGCCCTCACCGAGCGATACGTCGTGATCTACGACCTGCCGGTCACCTTCAGCATGGCCCACGCCGAGAAGGGCATCGCGCTGCCGTACGCGTGGAACGAGGCCCACGGCGCCCGGGTCGGCCTCATGTCCCGCGCGACCGGCGAGGTGCGCTGGGCCGAGGTGGAGCCGTGCTGGGTGTTCCACACGCTCAACGCCTATGACGACGGCGACGAGGTGGTCGTGGACCTGGTGCGTTATCCGAAGCGGTTCGTGGACGCGCGGCTCGACCTGGGCGGCACGCCCACACTCGACCGGTGGCGGATCGACCCGCGCGCGGGCAAGGTCGTCCAGACGCGGCTGGACGACCGGGCGCAGGAGTTCCCGCGCATGGACGAGCGGCGTACCGGCCAGGCGTACCGCTACGGCTACACCGCGGCCACCCGTGACCTGATCGACGTGATCTACCCGGCTGACACCGAGCTGGAGGACCTGCCCGACGAGGCGTTCGACAACACGCTCATCAAGCACGACCTGGAGCGGGGTACGCAGGAGCAGCGGCAGTTCGGGCGCGGCGCCTACGTGGGGGAGCCGGTCTTCGTCGCCTCCGGCCAGGCCGAGGACGACGGTTACCTGCTCTTCTACGTCAACAACCCGGCCAGGGGAGCGGCTGACCTGGTGATCCTTTCCGTGCAGGACTTCACCGGCGAGCCGGTCGCCACCGTGCACCTGCCCGCCCGGGTGCCGCTCGGCTTCCACGGGAGCTGGATCGCCGACTGA
- the cmk gene encoding (d)CMP kinase: MAGLVVAMDGPSGSGKSSVSRGVARALGLRYLDTGAMYRAMTWWMLQQGVDLADPAAIAARCGEPRIVSGTDPDGPTIHVDDVDVAGPIRETEVTGAVSAVAAVPEVRVRLVALQREIIGAGDIVVEGRDIGSVVCPDAPVKVYLTASPEARAQRRSAELAGTTAEAQQEAMARRDTLDSTRKTDPLSMAAGAVEVDTTALTLEEVIAEVLRLVKERT, from the coding sequence GTGGCCGGACTGGTCGTCGCCATGGACGGCCCTTCGGGGTCGGGTAAGTCGAGCGTCTCGCGCGGGGTCGCCCGCGCGCTGGGCCTGCGCTACCTCGACACCGGGGCCATGTACCGCGCGATGACCTGGTGGATGCTCCAGCAGGGCGTCGATCTGGCCGACCCGGCCGCGATCGCGGCCCGCTGCGGCGAGCCGCGCATCGTCTCCGGCACCGACCCCGACGGCCCCACGATCCACGTCGACGACGTCGACGTGGCGGGGCCGATCAGGGAGACCGAGGTGACCGGCGCGGTCTCCGCCGTCGCCGCCGTTCCCGAGGTGCGGGTGCGCCTGGTCGCGCTGCAGCGGGAGATCATCGGCGCCGGCGACATCGTGGTCGAGGGCCGCGACATCGGCAGCGTCGTCTGCCCCGACGCCCCCGTCAAGGTCTACCTGACGGCCAGCCCGGAGGCGCGCGCCCAGCGGCGCAGCGCCGAGCTGGCCGGCACCACGGCGGAGGCGCAGCAGGAGGCCATGGCCAGGCGTGACACCCTGGACTCGACACGTAAGACGGACCCACTCTCGATGGCGGCTGGCGCCGTCGAGGTCGACACCACCGCGCTGACCCTGGAAGAGGTCATCGCGGAGGTGTTGAGGCTGGTCAAAGAGCGCACCTGA
- the der gene encoding ribosome biogenesis GTPase Der: protein MTTGDWVEAELDELEITEHGDATPLPVVAIVGRPNVGKSTLVNRIIGRREAVVEDVPGVTRDRVTYEANWRGRRFTVVDTGGWDPDATGMNLRIAEQAQIAAELADVIMFVVDATVGATDADEIVGSILRQSGKPIVLAANKVDNQQLELEAAGLWSLGLGEPYPVSALHGRSSGDLLDVVLDALPETPQVTFDAQRGPARVALLGKPNVGKSSLLNKLAGEERVLVDPMAGTTRDPVDELVELGGRTWRFVDTAGIRRRDRELQGADFYAAMRTRAALERSEVAIVLIDASEPLTEQDLRIIGLVIESGRAMVVAFNKWDLVDEDRRYYLEKEIDRQLVRTPWALRVNISAKTGRHVDRLVPALEKALDSWSTRVPTARLNAFLTELVQQTPPPVRGGKQPKILFATQASVEPPKFVLFTSGWLEDTYRRFVERRIREEFGFAGSPIEVTMKIREKRAKKDK from the coding sequence GTGACAACGGGGGACTGGGTCGAGGCAGAGCTCGACGAGCTTGAGATCACCGAGCACGGCGACGCGACGCCGCTGCCGGTCGTCGCCATCGTAGGACGGCCGAACGTCGGCAAGTCCACGCTGGTCAACCGCATCATCGGCCGCCGCGAGGCGGTCGTCGAAGACGTGCCGGGGGTCACCCGCGACCGCGTCACCTACGAGGCCAACTGGCGCGGCCGCCGCTTCACCGTGGTCGACACCGGCGGCTGGGACCCCGACGCCACCGGCATGAACCTGCGCATCGCCGAGCAGGCCCAGATCGCGGCCGAGCTGGCCGACGTGATCATGTTCGTGGTCGACGCCACGGTCGGCGCGACCGACGCCGACGAGATCGTGGGCTCGATCCTGCGACAGTCCGGCAAGCCGATTGTCCTGGCCGCCAACAAGGTCGACAACCAGCAGCTCGAGCTGGAGGCCGCCGGACTGTGGTCGCTCGGCCTCGGCGAGCCCTACCCGGTGTCGGCCCTGCACGGGCGCTCCAGCGGCGACCTGCTCGACGTGGTGCTCGACGCGCTGCCCGAGACGCCACAGGTCACGTTCGACGCCCAGCGCGGCCCCGCCAGGGTGGCGCTGCTCGGCAAGCCCAACGTGGGCAAGTCCTCGCTGCTCAACAAGCTGGCGGGGGAGGAGCGCGTGCTGGTCGACCCCATGGCCGGCACCACCCGCGACCCCGTGGACGAGCTGGTCGAGCTGGGCGGGCGCACCTGGCGCTTCGTCGACACGGCCGGCATCCGGCGGCGCGACCGCGAGCTGCAGGGCGCCGACTTCTACGCCGCCATGCGCACCCGCGCCGCGCTGGAGCGCTCGGAGGTGGCGATCGTGCTCATCGACGCCAGCGAGCCGCTCACCGAGCAGGACCTGCGCATCATCGGCCTGGTCATCGAGTCGGGGCGGGCCATGGTGGTCGCGTTCAACAAGTGGGACCTGGTCGACGAGGACCGCCGCTACTACCTGGAGAAGGAGATCGACCGGCAGCTCGTCCGCACGCCGTGGGCGCTGCGCGTCAACATCTCCGCCAAGACGGGCCGGCACGTGGACCGGCTGGTCCCGGCGCTGGAGAAGGCGCTTGACTCGTGGTCCACGCGGGTGCCGACGGCCCGGCTCAACGCGTTCCTGACCGAGCTGGTGCAGCAGACGCCGCCGCCGGTCCGGGGCGGCAAGCAGCCGAAGATCCTTTTCGCCACGCAGGCGTCGGTCGAGCCGCCCAAGTTCGTGCTGTTCACCTCCGGCTGGCTGGAGGACACCTACCGGCGCTTCGTCGAGCGGCGCATCCGCGAGGAGTTCGGCTTCGCCGGCTCGCCGATCGAGGTCACGATGAAGATCCGCGAGAAGCGGGCCAAGAAGGATAAATAG